The Bos indicus x Bos taurus breed Angus x Brahman F1 hybrid chromosome 3, Bos_hybrid_MaternalHap_v2.0, whole genome shotgun sequence genome includes a window with the following:
- the PMVK gene encoding phosphomevalonate kinase isoform X1 yields MAPLGGVPGLVLLFSGKRKSGKDFVTEALQSRLGADVCAILRLSGPLKEQYAQEHGLDFQRLMDASTYKEAYRSDMIRWGEEKRQADPGFFCRKIVEGVCQPVWLVSDTRRVSDIQWFQEAYGAVTQTVRVVATEESRQQRGWVFTPGVDDAESECGLDNFRTFDWVIENHGDEQHLEEQLEHLIEFIRSRL; encoded by the exons ATGGCCCCGCTGGGAGGCGTACCGGGGCTGGTGCTGCTGTTCAGCGGGAAGAGGAAATCCGGGAAGGACTTCGTGACCGAGGCGCTTCAGAGCAG GCTAGGGGCTGATGTGTGTGCTATCCTCCGGCTCTCCGGTCCACTCAAGGAGCAGTACGCTCAG GAGCACGGCTTGGACTTCCAGAGACTTATGGATGCCAGCACCTACAAAGAGGCCTATCGGAGCGACATGATCCGCTGGGGCGAGGAGAAGCGCCAGGCTGACCCAGGCTTCTTCTGCAGGAAGATTGTGGAGGGTGTCTGCCAGCCTGTCTGG CTGGTGAGTGATACACGGAGGGTGTCTGACATCCAGTGGTTTCAGGAGGCCTATGGGGCTGTGACACAGACGGTCCGTGTGGTGGCCACGGAGGAGAGCCGGCAGCAGCGGGGCTGGGTGTTCACGCCAG GGGTGGACGACGCTGAGTCAGAGTGTGGCCTGGACAACTTCAGGACCTTCGATTGGGTCATTGAGAACCACGGGGATGAACAGCACCTGGAGGAGCAGTTGGAGCACCTAATAGAATTTATCCGCTCCAGACTTTAG
- the PMVK gene encoding phosphomevalonate kinase isoform X2 encodes MDASTYKEAYRSDMIRWGEEKRQADPGFFCRKIVEGVCQPVWLVSDTRRVSDIQWFQEAYGAVTQTVRVVATEESRQQRGWVFTPGVDDAESECGLDNFRTFDWVIENHGDEQHLEEQLEHLIEFIRSRL; translated from the exons ATGGATGCCAGCACCTACAAAGAGGCCTATCGGAGCGACATGATCCGCTGGGGCGAGGAGAAGCGCCAGGCTGACCCAGGCTTCTTCTGCAGGAAGATTGTGGAGGGTGTCTGCCAGCCTGTCTGG CTGGTGAGTGATACACGGAGGGTGTCTGACATCCAGTGGTTTCAGGAGGCCTATGGGGCTGTGACACAGACGGTCCGTGTGGTGGCCACGGAGGAGAGCCGGCAGCAGCGGGGCTGGGTGTTCACGCCAG GGGTGGACGACGCTGAGTCAGAGTGTGGCCTGGACAACTTCAGGACCTTCGATTGGGTCATTGAGAACCACGGGGATGAACAGCACCTGGAGGAGCAGTTGGAGCACCTAATAGAATTTATCCGCTCCAGACTTTAG